In Sander vitreus isolate 19-12246 chromosome 12, sanVit1, whole genome shotgun sequence, the following proteins share a genomic window:
- the gigyf2 gene encoding GRB10-interacting GYF protein 2 isoform X2, with protein MAETQTLNFGPEWLRALSGGGGGSGGGGGGGCGVASPPLSPALPKYKLADYRYGREEMLALYVKDNKIPIDLHDKEFLPILQEEPLPPLALVSFTEEEQRNFSMSVNSAAVLRLTGRGGGPIVGAPRGRSTSRGRGRGRGDGGFYQRSFDDVEGFGRGGREMHRSQSWEERGERRFEKPGRKDPAEVAPGHFPMNHIRGNYEDGVTVPPRKHDFTRSESENWRTSQNGEDDEGGWRLAGSRRDSDWWCPTSPAGWHPDQRRRFPFDAREDERGYRRPRSGSGSLEDERDSLPEWCLEDADEEAGTFDSSGAFLSLKKASKEPILEEAELDFKPLEECEEGLEEDDCQPRETKEMETEAKREAERKELSRASEKALPVNPTLAPPVLEPQAPAQSLSLSQPNRTEESERPSERHPPLELQPAPCKVPLHVPMSNSMLESLPMNHISTTLAELSAPSPSIQLPQKPMEVPVAMNNPLPFPSSIIAPIGRPTTVPHDTDEDEGLKHFEQEAEKMVAYLQDSVVDDDRLTAKTSEKSKPAGLPLTHEAALKWFYKDPQGEIQGPFNNQEMAEWFQAGYFTMSLLVKRGCDEVFQALGEIMKIWGRVPFTPGPAPPPLQGDGDQERLKRQQELTALNLYQLQQLQYQYLLRQQYAQALAQQKAAALSSAPLQQQQQHQQQINLLLQQYQALKLRASESLLPPVTRSLSVPDSGSVWEMQNPSSQASCTPNVQQAASNTWDGSSVWDLPIDSIAQAPTIEQMQQLEKSKSAKLELERREAELRAKREEEERKRMEEALRVRQVEERKRLEEEELARQKQEEALRRQREQEEAHRRQKEEEERMKQEEALRRLEERRREEEERKKREEFLRKQEEERRKQEELEILRRREEEKRAEEEATAAVAAAALAQQQLEEQKRREQEAQRQQELQRQRQQQQEALRRLQQQQQQQLAHMKLPSSSKWGQQSVNAINQTQSTLSLAEIQKLEEERERQTQEEQRRRQQELLKLQQQQALQLAQQPQAKLSGWGSVAKQPAATKSLLEIQREEAQQMKQRKEQQQQQQQQQQQQQQQQQQQQQQQQQQQQQQQQQQQQPHPIAPQQIRTQNRTTSSLSNSVWGSVNTSTCTNWGSDSSSIWGDTHNSNMGFWDEAVKEAVQQPPQTKKSSTQKNNKGNANISNSVSGRANKKVEEEEKLLKLFQGVNKSQQDTFMQWCEQTLHTLNTANNLDVPTFASFLKEVDSPYEVHDYVRAYLGDTPEAKDFAKQFLERRAKQNANQQKQTPQKQQQPLKQQQDSVWGGTGSSSLYQSNHTSGQQQCFETVTSGKKKKKQKMVRADPSLLGFSVNASSERLNMGEIETLEDF; from the exons ATGGCCGAAACTCAGACACTTAACTTTGGACCTGAATG gctcCGCGCCTTGTCTGGAGGTGGTGGTggcagtggtggtggtggaggcgGTGGCTGCGGGGTTGCCTCTCCACCCCTCTCACCTGCATTGCCAAAGTATAAACTTGCAGACTATCGCTACGGGAGAGAAGAAATGTTAGCACTTTATGTAAAGGATAACAAG ATCCCTATAGACCTACATGATAAGGAGTTCCTGCCGATATTGCAAGAGGAGCCTTTGCCGCCTCTGGCACTTGTGTCTTTTACAGAGGAGGAACAG AGAAATTTTTCCATGTCTGTAAACAGTGCAGCTGTACTTCGGCTGACAGGGCGAGGAGGTGGTCCGATAGTAGGGGCACCAAGAGGCCGAAGTACCTCAAGGGGTAGAG GCCGGggaagaggagatggagggTTTTACCAAAGAAGTTTTGATGATGTGGAAGGTTTTGGTcgtggagggagggagatgcATCGCTCCCAAAGCTGGGAAGAAAG GGGAGAAAGACGGTTTGAAAAGCCAGGTCGAAAAGACCCAG CTGAAGTTGCTCCAGGACATTTTCCAATGAATCACA TCCGAGGAAACTATGAGGATGGTGTAACagtcccaccgaggaagcacgACTTCACGCGGTCAGAGAGTGAGAACTGGCGTACTTCTCAGAATGGTGAGGATGATGAGGGGGGCTGGCGCCTGGCGGGGTCTCGGCGGGACAGTGACTGGTGGTGCCCCACGAGCCCAG CAGGGTGGCACCCAGATCAGCGTCGCCGTTTTCCATTTGATGCAAGAGAAGACGAGCGTGGCTACAGGAGGCCACGGTCAGGCAGCGGCAGCCTGGAGGACGAGAGGGACAGCTTGCCAGAGTGGTGCCTGGAGGACGCAGATGAGGAGGCAGGCACCTTCGACTCGTCGGGAGCCTTTCTTTCACTCAAG AAAGCCTCCAAGGAGCCAATCCTGGAGGAGGCAGAGCTCGACTTCAAACCCTTGGAAGAGTGTGAAGAGGGCCTGGAGGAGGATGACTGCCAGCCCAGGGAGACCAAAGAAATGGAAACGGAGGCCAAGAGAGAGGCCGAACGAAAAG agttGTCGAGAGCATCAGAGAAGGCTTTACCTGTGAATCCAACTCTTGCTCCCCCAGTCTTAGAGCCCCAGGCTCCTGCCCAGTCTCTGTCCCTGAGCCAGCCCAACAGAACAGAAGAGTCTGAGAGGCCATCTGAACGGCATCCACCCCTGGAGCTCCAACCAGCGCCCTGTAAAGTCCCCCTGCACGTCCCCATGTCTAACAGTATGCTTGAGTCCCTACCCATGAACCACATTTCTACAACCCTTGCAG AATTATCTGCTCCATCGCCCAGCATCCAGCTACCACAAAAGCCCATGGAGGTTCCTGTGGCGATGAATAATCCTTTGCCCTTCCCTTCAAGTATAATTGCACCTATTGGCAGGCCCACCACTGTGCCACACGACACAGATGAAGATGAGGGACTGAAACACTTTGAGCAG GAGGCAGAAAAAATGGTAGCATACCTACAGGATAGTGTGGTGGATGATGACAGGCTTACAGCAAAGACTTCAGAGAAGTCCAAACCTGCAGGCCTGCCGCTCACCCACGAGGCTGCTCTCAAGTGGTTCTACAAAGACCCCCAAGGGGAGATACAGG GTCCATTCAATAACCAGGAGATGGCTGAGTGGTTCCAGGCTGGTTACTTCACAATGTCTCTCCTAGTCAAAAGAGGGTGTGATGAAGTATTTCAAGCACTTGGAGAGATCATGAAGATATGGGGAAGAGTACCGTTTACTCCAGGCCCTGCACCACCACCTCTACAG GGGGATGGTGATCAAGAGAGGTTGAAGAGGCAGCAAGAGCTCACTGCTCTCAACCTTTACCAGTTACAGCAGCTCCAATATCAATACCTCCTCAG GCAGCAGTATGCTCAGGCCCTGGCCCAGCAGAAAGCTGCAGCTCTTAGCTCAGCTCCTcttcaacagcagcaacaacaccaaCAGCAGATCAACCTGCTTCTACAGCAATACCAGGCTCTCAAGCTAAG AGCGTCTGAGAGCCTCCTACCTCCTGTTACCCGGTCCCTGTCTGTACCAGACTCTGGTTCTGTGTGGGAAATGCAGAACCCGTCCTCTCAGGCGTCTTGCACACCAAATGTCCAACAAGCTGCTTCAAACA CATGGGATGGCAGCAGCGTGTGGGATTTACCTATAGACTCCATAGCACAGGCTCCAACCATCGAGCAGATGCAACAGTTAGAGAAGTCAAAGTCTGCAAAG TTGGAGTTGGAGAGGCGAGAGGCAGAACTGAGAGCCaaaagggaggaagaggagaggaaacggaTGGAGGAGGCCCTGAGGGTTCGACAGGTGGAGGAACGCAAACGCTTGGAAGAAGAGGAGCTGGCACGGCAAAAACAG GAGGAGGCTTTAAGACGGCAGCGAGAGCAAGAAGAGGCACATCGCAgacaaaaagaggaagaggagagaatgAAACAAGAGGAAGCTCTGCGTAGATTAGAGGAGAGGcggagggaagaggaggagagaaagaaacggGAAGAGTTCCTTCGGAAACAG GAAGAAGAGCGCAGAAAGCAAGAGGAACTTGAAATATTAAGGAGGCGTGAGGAGGAGAAGCGAGCGGAAGAAGAGGCAACAGCTGCTGTGGCAGCAGCTGCTCTGGCCCAACAACAACTGGAGGAGcagaagaggagagagcaggaggCCCAAAGACAGCAGGAGCTGCAGAGACAGAGGCAGCAGCAACAAGAGGCCCTCAGGAGacttcaacagcagcagcagcaacagcttgCACACATGAAG CTTCCATCCTCTTCAAAGTGGGGCCAGCAGTCGGTCAACGCTATAAACCAGACTCAGAGCACCCTGTCACTGGCTGAGATCCAGAAactggaagaggagagagaacgaCAGACACAGGAGGAG CAGAGACGTCGGCAACAAGAGCTCCTGaagctacagcagcagcaggccttGCAACTGGCTCAGCAGCCCCAGGCCAAGCTGTCTGGTTGGGGTAGTGTGGCAAAACAGCCAGCTGCAACTAAATCTTTGCTGGAGATTCAAAGGGAAGAGGCCCAGCAGATGAAACAGCggaaggagcagcagcagcagcagcagcagcagcaacaacaacaacagcaacaacagcagcagcagcaacaacaacagcagcaacaacaacaacaacaacagcagcagcagcagcaaccacACCCCATTGCCCCCCAACAGATCCGTACTCAAAACAGAACT ACATCGTCTCTGAGTAACTCGGTGTGGGGGTCTGTGAACACTAGCACCTGCACTAATTGGGGCTCAGACTCCAGCAGTATCTGGGGTGACACCCACAACTCTAACATGGGCTTCTGGGATGAAGCTGTGAAAGAGGCTGTCCAGCAACCTCCTCAAACCAAGAAAAGCAGCACGCAGAAGAACAACAAAGGCAACGCCAACATCAG TAACTCTGTGAGTGGGCGGGCCAATAAAAAagtagaagaggaggagaagctgCTAAAGTTGTTTCAAGGGGTCAATAAGAGCCAGCAAGACACCTTCATGCAATGGTGTGAGCAAACCCTGCACACCCTCAACACAGCCAACAATCTGGATG TTCCAACATTTGCATCCTTCCTGAAAGAAGTGGACTCTCCATACGAGGTGCACGACTATGTCAGGGCTTATCTGGGGGACACTCCCGAGGCCAAGGACTTTGCCAAGCAGTTCCTCGAACGTCGTGCCAAACAGAACGCTAaccaacagaaacagacaccGCAGAAACAACAGCAACCCCTCAAGCAGCAGCAG GATTCTGTATGGGGTGGAACGGGCTCTTCGTCACTCTATCAGTCCAACCATACAAGTGGCcagcagcagtgctttgagACCGTCACCtcagggaaaaagaaaaagaagcagaagATGGTCCGCGCAGACCCAAGCCTTCTAG gtttttctGTGAATGCGTCATCTGAGAGATTGAATATGGGAGAGATTGAGACTTTGGAGGACTTTTAA
- the gigyf2 gene encoding GRB10-interacting GYF protein 2 isoform X3, whose amino-acid sequence MAETQTLNFGPEWLRALSGGGGGSGGGGGGGCGVASPPLSPALPKYKLADYRYGREEMLALYVKDNKIPIDLHDKEFLPILQEEPLPPLALVSFTEEEQRNFSMSVNSAAVLRLTGRGGGPIVGAPRGRSTSRGRGRGRGDGGFYQRSFDDVEGFGRGGREMHRSQSWEERGERRFEKPGRKDPAEVAPGHFPMNHIRGNYEDGVTVPPRKHDFTRSESENWRTSQNGEDDEGGWRLAGSRRDSDWWCPTSPGWHPDQRRRFPFDAREDERGYRRPRSGSGSLEDERDSLPEWCLEDADEEAGTFDSSGAFLSLKKASKEPILEEAELDFKPLEECEEGLEEDDCQPRETKEMETEAKREAERKELSRASEKALPVNPTLAPPVLEPQAPAQSLSLSQPNRTEESERPSERHPPLELQPAPCKVPLHVPMSNSMLESLPMNHISTTLAELSAPSPSIQLPQKPMEVPVAMNNPLPFPSSIIAPIGRPTTVPHDTDEDEGLKHFEQEAEKMVAYLQDSVVDDDRLTAKTSEKSKPAGLPLTHEAALKWFYKDPQGEIQGPFNNQEMAEWFQAGYFTMSLLVKRGCDEVFQALGEIMKIWGRVPFTPGPAPPPLQGDGDQERLKRQQELTALNLYQLQQLQYQYLLRQQYAQALAQQKAAALSSAPLQQQQQHQQQINLLLQQYQALKLRASESLLPPVTRSLSVPDSGSVWEMQNPSSQASCTPNVQQAASNTWDGSSVWDLPIDSIAQAPTIEQMQQLEKSKSAKLELERREAELRAKREEEERKRMEEALRVRQVEERKRLEEEELARQKQEEALRRQREQEEAHRRQKEEEERMKQEEALRRLEERRREEEERKKREEFLRKQEEERRKQEELEILRRREEEKRAEEEATAAVAAAALAQQQLEEQKRREQEAQRQQELQRQRQQQQEALRRLQQQQQQQLAHMKLPSSSKWGQQSVNAINQTQSTLSLAEIQKLEEERERQTQEEQRRRQQELLKLQQQQALQLAQQPQAKLSGWGSVAKQPAATKSLLEIQREEAQQMKQRKEQQQQQQQQQQQQQQQQQQQQQQQQQQQQQQQQQQQQPHPIAPQQIRTQNRTTSSLSNSVWGSVNTSTCTNWGSDSSSIWGDTHNSNMGFWDEAVKEAVQQPPQTKKSSTQKNNKGNANISNSVSGRANKKVEEEEKLLKLFQGVNKSQQDTFMQWCEQTLHTLNTANNLDVPTFASFLKEVDSPYEVHDYVRAYLGDTPEAKDFAKQFLERRAKQNANQQKQTPQKQQQPLKQQQDSVWGGTGSSSLYQSNHTSGQQQCFETVTSGKKKKKQKMVRADPSLLGFSVNASSERLNMGEIETLEDF is encoded by the exons ATGGCCGAAACTCAGACACTTAACTTTGGACCTGAATG gctcCGCGCCTTGTCTGGAGGTGGTGGTggcagtggtggtggtggaggcgGTGGCTGCGGGGTTGCCTCTCCACCCCTCTCACCTGCATTGCCAAAGTATAAACTTGCAGACTATCGCTACGGGAGAGAAGAAATGTTAGCACTTTATGTAAAGGATAACAAG ATCCCTATAGACCTACATGATAAGGAGTTCCTGCCGATATTGCAAGAGGAGCCTTTGCCGCCTCTGGCACTTGTGTCTTTTACAGAGGAGGAACAG AGAAATTTTTCCATGTCTGTAAACAGTGCAGCTGTACTTCGGCTGACAGGGCGAGGAGGTGGTCCGATAGTAGGGGCACCAAGAGGCCGAAGTACCTCAAGGGGTAGAG GCCGGggaagaggagatggagggTTTTACCAAAGAAGTTTTGATGATGTGGAAGGTTTTGGTcgtggagggagggagatgcATCGCTCCCAAAGCTGGGAAGAAAG GGGAGAAAGACGGTTTGAAAAGCCAGGTCGAAAAGACCCAG CTGAAGTTGCTCCAGGACATTTTCCAATGAATCACA TCCGAGGAAACTATGAGGATGGTGTAACagtcccaccgaggaagcacgACTTCACGCGGTCAGAGAGTGAGAACTGGCGTACTTCTCAGAATGGTGAGGATGATGAGGGGGGCTGGCGCCTGGCGGGGTCTCGGCGGGACAGTGACTGGTGGTGCCCCACGAGCCCAG GGTGGCACCCAGATCAGCGTCGCCGTTTTCCATTTGATGCAAGAGAAGACGAGCGTGGCTACAGGAGGCCACGGTCAGGCAGCGGCAGCCTGGAGGACGAGAGGGACAGCTTGCCAGAGTGGTGCCTGGAGGACGCAGATGAGGAGGCAGGCACCTTCGACTCGTCGGGAGCCTTTCTTTCACTCAAG AAAGCCTCCAAGGAGCCAATCCTGGAGGAGGCAGAGCTCGACTTCAAACCCTTGGAAGAGTGTGAAGAGGGCCTGGAGGAGGATGACTGCCAGCCCAGGGAGACCAAAGAAATGGAAACGGAGGCCAAGAGAGAGGCCGAACGAAAAG agttGTCGAGAGCATCAGAGAAGGCTTTACCTGTGAATCCAACTCTTGCTCCCCCAGTCTTAGAGCCCCAGGCTCCTGCCCAGTCTCTGTCCCTGAGCCAGCCCAACAGAACAGAAGAGTCTGAGAGGCCATCTGAACGGCATCCACCCCTGGAGCTCCAACCAGCGCCCTGTAAAGTCCCCCTGCACGTCCCCATGTCTAACAGTATGCTTGAGTCCCTACCCATGAACCACATTTCTACAACCCTTGCAG AATTATCTGCTCCATCGCCCAGCATCCAGCTACCACAAAAGCCCATGGAGGTTCCTGTGGCGATGAATAATCCTTTGCCCTTCCCTTCAAGTATAATTGCACCTATTGGCAGGCCCACCACTGTGCCACACGACACAGATGAAGATGAGGGACTGAAACACTTTGAGCAG GAGGCAGAAAAAATGGTAGCATACCTACAGGATAGTGTGGTGGATGATGACAGGCTTACAGCAAAGACTTCAGAGAAGTCCAAACCTGCAGGCCTGCCGCTCACCCACGAGGCTGCTCTCAAGTGGTTCTACAAAGACCCCCAAGGGGAGATACAGG GTCCATTCAATAACCAGGAGATGGCTGAGTGGTTCCAGGCTGGTTACTTCACAATGTCTCTCCTAGTCAAAAGAGGGTGTGATGAAGTATTTCAAGCACTTGGAGAGATCATGAAGATATGGGGAAGAGTACCGTTTACTCCAGGCCCTGCACCACCACCTCTACAG GGGGATGGTGATCAAGAGAGGTTGAAGAGGCAGCAAGAGCTCACTGCTCTCAACCTTTACCAGTTACAGCAGCTCCAATATCAATACCTCCTCAG GCAGCAGTATGCTCAGGCCCTGGCCCAGCAGAAAGCTGCAGCTCTTAGCTCAGCTCCTcttcaacagcagcaacaacaccaaCAGCAGATCAACCTGCTTCTACAGCAATACCAGGCTCTCAAGCTAAG AGCGTCTGAGAGCCTCCTACCTCCTGTTACCCGGTCCCTGTCTGTACCAGACTCTGGTTCTGTGTGGGAAATGCAGAACCCGTCCTCTCAGGCGTCTTGCACACCAAATGTCCAACAAGCTGCTTCAAACA CATGGGATGGCAGCAGCGTGTGGGATTTACCTATAGACTCCATAGCACAGGCTCCAACCATCGAGCAGATGCAACAGTTAGAGAAGTCAAAGTCTGCAAAG TTGGAGTTGGAGAGGCGAGAGGCAGAACTGAGAGCCaaaagggaggaagaggagaggaaacggaTGGAGGAGGCCCTGAGGGTTCGACAGGTGGAGGAACGCAAACGCTTGGAAGAAGAGGAGCTGGCACGGCAAAAACAG GAGGAGGCTTTAAGACGGCAGCGAGAGCAAGAAGAGGCACATCGCAgacaaaaagaggaagaggagagaatgAAACAAGAGGAAGCTCTGCGTAGATTAGAGGAGAGGcggagggaagaggaggagagaaagaaacggGAAGAGTTCCTTCGGAAACAG GAAGAAGAGCGCAGAAAGCAAGAGGAACTTGAAATATTAAGGAGGCGTGAGGAGGAGAAGCGAGCGGAAGAAGAGGCAACAGCTGCTGTGGCAGCAGCTGCTCTGGCCCAACAACAACTGGAGGAGcagaagaggagagagcaggaggCCCAAAGACAGCAGGAGCTGCAGAGACAGAGGCAGCAGCAACAAGAGGCCCTCAGGAGacttcaacagcagcagcagcaacagcttgCACACATGAAG CTTCCATCCTCTTCAAAGTGGGGCCAGCAGTCGGTCAACGCTATAAACCAGACTCAGAGCACCCTGTCACTGGCTGAGATCCAGAAactggaagaggagagagaacgaCAGACACAGGAGGAG CAGAGACGTCGGCAACAAGAGCTCCTGaagctacagcagcagcaggccttGCAACTGGCTCAGCAGCCCCAGGCCAAGCTGTCTGGTTGGGGTAGTGTGGCAAAACAGCCAGCTGCAACTAAATCTTTGCTGGAGATTCAAAGGGAAGAGGCCCAGCAGATGAAACAGCggaaggagcagcagcagcagcagcagcagcagcaacaacaacaacagcaacaacagcagcagcagcaacaacaacagcagcaacaacaacaacaacaacagcagcagcagcagcaaccacACCCCATTGCCCCCCAACAGATCCGTACTCAAAACAGAACT ACATCGTCTCTGAGTAACTCGGTGTGGGGGTCTGTGAACACTAGCACCTGCACTAATTGGGGCTCAGACTCCAGCAGTATCTGGGGTGACACCCACAACTCTAACATGGGCTTCTGGGATGAAGCTGTGAAAGAGGCTGTCCAGCAACCTCCTCAAACCAAGAAAAGCAGCACGCAGAAGAACAACAAAGGCAACGCCAACATCAG TAACTCTGTGAGTGGGCGGGCCAATAAAAAagtagaagaggaggagaagctgCTAAAGTTGTTTCAAGGGGTCAATAAGAGCCAGCAAGACACCTTCATGCAATGGTGTGAGCAAACCCTGCACACCCTCAACACAGCCAACAATCTGGATG TTCCAACATTTGCATCCTTCCTGAAAGAAGTGGACTCTCCATACGAGGTGCACGACTATGTCAGGGCTTATCTGGGGGACACTCCCGAGGCCAAGGACTTTGCCAAGCAGTTCCTCGAACGTCGTGCCAAACAGAACGCTAaccaacagaaacagacaccGCAGAAACAACAGCAACCCCTCAAGCAGCAGCAG GATTCTGTATGGGGTGGAACGGGCTCTTCGTCACTCTATCAGTCCAACCATACAAGTGGCcagcagcagtgctttgagACCGTCACCtcagggaaaaagaaaaagaagcagaagATGGTCCGCGCAGACCCAAGCCTTCTAG gtttttctGTGAATGCGTCATCTGAGAGATTGAATATGGGAGAGATTGAGACTTTGGAGGACTTTTAA